A genomic window from Microbispora sp. ZYX-F-249 includes:
- a CDS encoding PadR family transcriptional regulator, with translation MTAARTMTEPAFLVLTALVDEPRHGYGIAQEVERLSGGRVQLKIGTLYGVLDRLAADALVEADREEVRQGRLRRYYRLTDEGARALEEEAVRLADNARRAVERLRLRQAGGPA, from the coding sequence GTGACAGCAGCACGGACGATGACGGAGCCCGCCTTTCTCGTTCTCACCGCACTGGTCGACGAGCCGCGGCATGGCTACGGCATCGCGCAGGAGGTCGAGCGGCTCTCCGGGGGACGCGTCCAGCTCAAGATCGGCACCCTGTACGGCGTGCTGGACCGGCTCGCGGCCGACGCGTTGGTGGAGGCGGACCGCGAGGAGGTGCGGCAGGGACGGCTGCGCCGCTACTACCGCCTCACCGACGAGGGGGCGCGGGCGCTGGAGGAGGAAGCCGTACGGCTGGCCGACAACGCGCGCCGCGCCGTCGAGCGGCTGCGGCTCAGGCAGGCGGGAGGTCCGGCATGA
- a CDS encoding thiamine pyrophosphate-dependent enzyme translates to MTEIVGESLARRLVEWGVDTIFGLPGDGINGLMEGFRRHRDRLRFILVHHEEAAAFMATGYAKATGRLGVCAATSGPGAIHLLNGLYDAKLDHVPVLALTGMQETSVLGTHYQQEVHLDRLYQDLAAYNLMVTNPQQMPGVVDLAVRNALAKRTVSHLTFPNDIQVASVSEDPYRHVGPGSPPASLPTCALPPLRPAEEDLTRAAEVLRQGERIAMLVGVGARHAREEVLAVAEKLASPIVKTLPGKFVVPDDHPLTTGGLGLLGTAPSEELMEECDTLVMVGTSFPYAKYLPPAGQARVVQIDADPTLLGIRRPTQAPVAADAKLGLQALLPMLDPAKDRTFLEKYQRKMDAWRSEMKALQDPSRDPIAPQYLMGCVDDAAADDAVLTCDSGTIATWAARHWTIRGGREFYLSGNLATMAPGLPYAVGMQHAFPGRQVIAFVGDGGFAMLMADFLTAVRHELPIKVVVNNNNSYGQILWEQIILGYPEYAVRHRQPEADFSAWARACGAYGAKIKNPVDLPGAIREALAHDGPALVDCDVNPNEPPMPGKVKYEQAKHFTEAFLRGQPHKAGVLATVARDKINELLS, encoded by the coding sequence ATGACCGAGATCGTGGGTGAGAGCCTGGCCCGGCGGCTGGTGGAGTGGGGGGTCGACACGATCTTCGGGCTCCCGGGAGACGGGATCAACGGCCTGATGGAGGGCTTCCGCCGGCACCGGGACAGGCTGCGGTTCATCCTCGTGCACCACGAGGAGGCGGCCGCGTTCATGGCGACCGGCTACGCGAAGGCGACCGGCCGTCTCGGCGTGTGCGCCGCGACCTCCGGGCCGGGCGCGATCCACCTGCTCAACGGGTTGTACGACGCGAAGCTCGACCACGTGCCCGTGCTGGCCCTGACGGGCATGCAGGAGACCTCGGTGCTGGGCACCCACTACCAGCAGGAGGTCCACCTCGACCGCCTCTACCAGGACCTGGCCGCCTACAACCTGATGGTCACCAATCCGCAGCAGATGCCCGGCGTGGTGGACCTCGCGGTGCGCAACGCGCTGGCCAAGCGGACGGTGTCACACCTGACCTTCCCCAACGACATCCAGGTGGCGTCCGTGAGCGAGGACCCCTACCGGCACGTCGGGCCGGGCAGCCCGCCCGCGAGCCTGCCGACCTGCGCTCTCCCGCCGCTGCGGCCCGCGGAGGAGGACCTGACCAGGGCGGCCGAGGTGCTGCGGCAGGGCGAGCGGATCGCCATGCTCGTCGGCGTCGGCGCCCGGCACGCCCGCGAGGAGGTGCTGGCGGTCGCCGAGAAGCTGGCGAGCCCGATCGTGAAGACCCTCCCCGGCAAGTTCGTGGTGCCCGACGACCACCCGCTCACCACCGGCGGGCTCGGACTGCTCGGCACCGCGCCGAGCGAGGAGCTCATGGAGGAGTGCGACACGCTGGTCATGGTCGGCACGTCCTTCCCCTATGCGAAGTACCTGCCGCCCGCCGGGCAGGCCCGGGTGGTGCAGATCGACGCCGATCCCACCCTGCTCGGCATCCGCCGGCCCACGCAGGCCCCGGTCGCCGCCGACGCGAAACTGGGGTTGCAGGCACTGCTGCCCATGCTCGACCCGGCGAAGGACCGGACGTTCCTGGAGAAGTACCAGCGCAAGATGGACGCCTGGCGCTCGGAGATGAAGGCGCTGCAGGACCCCTCGCGCGACCCCATCGCGCCGCAGTACCTCATGGGCTGCGTCGACGACGCCGCCGCCGACGACGCCGTCCTGACCTGCGACTCCGGGACCATCGCGACGTGGGCCGCGCGCCACTGGACGATCCGCGGCGGACGGGAGTTCTACCTGTCGGGCAACCTCGCCACGATGGCCCCGGGCCTGCCGTACGCCGTCGGGATGCAGCACGCCTTCCCCGGCCGGCAGGTGATCGCCTTCGTGGGCGACGGGGGCTTCGCCATGCTCATGGCCGACTTCCTCACCGCCGTGCGGCACGAGCTGCCCATCAAGGTCGTGGTCAACAACAACAACAGCTACGGGCAGATCCTGTGGGAGCAGATCATCCTCGGCTACCCGGAGTACGCCGTGCGGCACCGGCAGCCGGAGGCCGACTTCTCCGCCTGGGCCCGCGCCTGCGGGGCGTACGGCGCGAAGATCAAGAACCCGGTGGACCTGCCGGGCGCGATCCGCGAGGCGCTGGCGCACGACGGCCCGGCCCTGGTGGACTGCGACGTCAATCCCAACGAGCCGCCCATGCCGGGCAAGGTCAAGTACGAGCAGGCCAAGCACTTCACCGAGGCGTTCCTGCGCGGGCAGCCGCACAAGGCCGGCGTCCTCGCCACGGTGGCCCGCGACAAGATCAACGAGCTGCTGTCGTAG
- a CDS encoding PP2C family protein-serine/threonine phosphatase, producing the protein MSSQSVLRALPFIAILMVVIVDLISGPGVGFLPLLTLGPTFASVAGGVRRTTLVGVLALVICLPLAVYDGLLGRPQNNLTIAAIIGVTAASMLASRLRNRRERELADVRLVAEAAQRVLLRPVPRRAGDLRVALSYTSAAAEAQIGGDLYEVVTTPDGVRILIGDVQGKGLEAVETAAWVLGAFREAAYDQSELAGVVERVETSLARHLSGEKFVTAIVAQVHDGEISLLNCGHPAPLVLRHDGGVHFAEPQEEALPLGLGTLGSPRPKPHRVPFGDGDQILFYTDGVVEARDREGRFYPLIERAHLLRDADPQAALDELRADLLRHVGGPVPDDAAMLLLRRHPA; encoded by the coding sequence ATGAGTTCCCAGAGCGTCCTGCGCGCGTTGCCGTTCATCGCGATTCTCATGGTCGTCATCGTCGACCTGATCAGCGGGCCGGGTGTGGGCTTCCTGCCGCTCCTCACCCTGGGGCCCACCTTCGCCTCGGTAGCGGGGGGCGTCCGGCGCACCACCCTGGTGGGGGTGCTGGCCCTGGTCATCTGCCTCCCCCTCGCGGTCTACGACGGTCTCCTCGGCAGGCCGCAGAACAATCTCACCATCGCGGCCATCATCGGCGTCACCGCCGCGAGCATGCTCGCCAGCAGGCTCAGGAACCGGCGGGAGCGCGAACTGGCCGACGTCCGCCTGGTCGCCGAGGCGGCCCAGCGCGTGCTGCTGCGCCCCGTCCCCCGCCGTGCCGGCGACCTCCGGGTGGCGCTCTCCTACACCTCCGCCGCCGCCGAGGCCCAGATCGGCGGTGACCTCTACGAGGTCGTCACCACCCCCGACGGCGTACGCATCCTGATCGGCGACGTGCAGGGCAAGGGACTGGAGGCGGTGGAGACCGCGGCGTGGGTGCTCGGCGCCTTCCGCGAGGCGGCCTACGACCAGTCCGAGCTCGCGGGCGTGGTCGAGCGCGTCGAGACCAGCCTGGCCCGGCACCTGAGCGGCGAGAAGTTCGTCACCGCCATCGTCGCGCAGGTCCACGACGGGGAGATCTCGCTGCTCAACTGCGGCCATCCGGCCCCCCTCGTGCTGCGGCACGACGGCGGTGTCCACTTCGCGGAGCCGCAGGAGGAGGCCCTCCCGCTCGGGCTCGGCACGCTCGGCTCGCCGCGTCCGAAGCCGCACCGGGTGCCCTTCGGGGACGGCGACCAGATCCTGTTCTACACCGACGGCGTGGTCGAGGCCCGCGACCGGGAGGGCCGCTTCTACCCCCTCATCGAGCGGGCGCATCTGCTGCGCGACGCCGATCCCCAGGCGGCCCTCGACGAACTGCGCGCCGACCTGCTGCGGCACGTCGGCGGCCCGGTCCCCGACGACGCCGCCATGCTCCTGCTGCGCCGCCACCCGGCCTGA
- a CDS encoding TrkH family potassium uptake protein, which yields MRLFWAVLGRFHHPAQVITTVFGLAILLGTTLLSSPMATASGEPAGLVTALFTATSAVCVNGLTVVDTATHWSALGEMVIAVLIQVGGLGIMTLATVFTLLVSRRLGLRARLSAQAEAKVLNAGDLRRVVGKVVVFNLSCEAVVGTVLTLRFVLGYGEPVGRGLYLGVFHAVSSFNNAGFALWPDSLVRFSADPWICLTVATAVIVGGLGYPVVFELRRSWRRPGRWSLLTRITLAVTTVLLAGGTLIFLVTEWTNPRTLGPMDGNGKLLASFFTAVMPRSAGFNTIDIAQMHPSSWLVTELLMFVGGGSAGTAGGIKVTTMGLLAFIVWAELRGESRVNIGHRRLTEAAQRQAVSLTVLSVSLVALFTYVLLVLTPHSLDRVLFEVVSAFSTTGLSVSVAPEASPPAQVLLTLLMFVGRIGPLTLGSALALKERGRRYELPEEDVIVG from the coding sequence ATGAGACTGTTCTGGGCCGTGCTGGGGCGTTTCCATCATCCGGCGCAGGTCATCACGACGGTGTTCGGGCTGGCGATCCTCCTGGGGACCACCCTGCTGTCCAGCCCGATGGCCACGGCCTCGGGCGAGCCCGCGGGCTTGGTCACCGCCCTGTTCACCGCGACCTCGGCGGTGTGCGTGAACGGGCTGACGGTCGTCGACACGGCCACGCACTGGTCGGCGTTGGGCGAGATGGTCATCGCCGTCCTGATCCAGGTCGGCGGGCTCGGCATCATGACCCTCGCGACCGTCTTCACCCTGCTCGTCTCCCGCAGGCTGGGCCTGCGCGCCCGGCTGTCCGCGCAGGCCGAGGCCAAGGTGCTCAACGCCGGCGACCTGCGGCGCGTGGTGGGCAAGGTCGTCGTGTTCAACCTGTCCTGCGAGGCCGTGGTGGGGACCGTCCTCACGCTCAGGTTCGTGCTCGGATACGGCGAGCCCGTCGGGCGCGGCCTCTACCTGGGCGTGTTCCACGCGGTCTCGTCGTTCAACAACGCCGGATTCGCGCTGTGGCCCGACAGCCTGGTCAGATTCTCCGCCGATCCGTGGATCTGCCTGACCGTCGCGACGGCGGTGATCGTCGGCGGGCTCGGCTACCCGGTGGTGTTCGAGCTGCGCCGGTCCTGGCGCCGCCCCGGACGCTGGTCGCTGCTCACCCGCATCACGCTCGCGGTCACCACCGTCCTGCTGGCCGGGGGCACGCTGATCTTCCTCGTCACGGAGTGGACCAACCCCCGCACGCTCGGTCCCATGGACGGCAACGGCAAGCTGCTCGCCTCCTTCTTCACCGCCGTCATGCCGCGCAGCGCCGGGTTCAACACCATCGACATCGCACAGATGCACCCCTCCAGCTGGCTGGTCACCGAGCTGCTGATGTTCGTCGGCGGCGGCAGCGCGGGCACCGCCGGCGGCATCAAGGTCACCACCATGGGCCTGCTCGCGTTCATCGTCTGGGCGGAGCTGCGCGGCGAGAGCCGGGTGAACATCGGCCACCGCCGCCTCACCGAGGCCGCGCAGCGGCAGGCGGTCTCGCTCACCGTGCTGAGCGTGAGCCTGGTCGCGCTCTTCACCTACGTCCTGCTGGTGCTGACCCCGCACTCCCTCGACCGGGTGCTGTTCGAGGTCGTCTCCGCCTTCAGCACGACCGGACTGTCCGTCAGCGTCGCCCCCGAAGCCTCTCCCCCCGCCCAGGTGCTGCTCACCCTGCTGATGTTCGTCGGCCGGATCGGCCCGCTCACACTGGGCTCCGCGCTGGCGCTCAAGGAGCGCGGCCGTCGCTATGAACTACCCGAGGAGGACGTCATCGTTGGCTGA
- a CDS encoding FAD-binding and (Fe-S)-binding domain-containing protein: MTRVFPRAGPSAPPRAWPGAAEARNPPLPPYAGELRDRLAQAVAGEVGFGGGDRAMYAYDASVYRQVPVGVLTPRDAADVEAALEVCRRFGAPVLARGCGTSLTGQAVNGAVVFDFTRHMDRIAELAPMRRAARVQPGVICDQLRDAAAPYGLTFGPDPATHDHATIGGMVGNNSCGTHSLTAGKTVDNIEELEIVTYDGTRMRVGATGEDELACVIAAGGRRGAVYAGLRHIRDTYADAIRRGLPDIPRRVSGYNLDALLPENGFNVARALVGSEGTLALTLDATCRLVRLPPRRALVVLGYPDIPSSGDDVPWLLRFGAIGLEFTSRHVVANLRAKGFRFGGEDLLPPGRAWLLMEFGGETQREADARAARLVRAARTRPHGPSCRFYDDPADESAVWEIRRHSAGTARMPIGLGGHGGWPNWEDAAVHPDVLGPYLRDFLRLLDRHGYDAVFYGHWGQGCVHSRIDFDLRGLDGVRAFRRFMEEAADLVGAYGGSLSGEHGDGHGRAELWPRMFPPELMRAFEEFKRVWDPDGRMNPHKLIDPYPLDAHLREGPAYRPRDLEHVFGYPLDGGSFTEAAGRCFGVGKCRHLSGGVMCPSFMVTREEKHSTRGRARLLQEMAESAGPVEGRWRSEAVREALDLCLACKGCRSDCPVKVDMATYKAEFLHHYYAGRPRPRQAYALGLVDVWARLASRVPRLANAVTHAPALGRLVKLAAGIAPERDAPRFAPRTFRHLMAGHVPRNPDGPPVLLWPDTFTEHFQPEVGVAAVDVLESAGFHVIVPEGPLCCGRPLYDYGMLTLARRYLRRVLDVVGPLVEAGIPVVGLEPSCLAVFRDELTNLLPDDLDAGRLHANSYLLSEFLTRHAPHWPPPRLRRGALVQVHCHHHAVMGFEAERALLRDMGLEVEIPDSGCCGMAGGFGYEAGEHYAVSMAAGERVLLPKVRAADPGTLIVADGFSCRGQIIAGTGRRPLHLAEVLALAIREGELGPAGHAVDGAVESAVESAAEHAAGDGAGERESPRALVAVGAGAAVAVAAALAARRRARVSSREAHHGR; this comes from the coding sequence ATGACCCGCGTCTTCCCGAGAGCGGGGCCGTCGGCGCCGCCCCGTGCGTGGCCGGGGGCGGCGGAGGCCAGGAATCCGCCGCTGCCTCCGTACGCCGGGGAGCTGCGCGACCGGCTCGCCCAGGCCGTCGCGGGCGAGGTCGGGTTCGGCGGCGGCGACCGGGCCATGTACGCCTACGACGCGTCCGTCTACCGGCAGGTGCCGGTCGGCGTGCTCACACCCAGGGACGCCGCCGACGTCGAGGCCGCGCTGGAGGTGTGCCGCCGATTCGGCGCTCCCGTGCTCGCCCGCGGCTGCGGCACCTCGCTGACCGGACAGGCCGTCAACGGGGCCGTGGTGTTCGACTTCACCCGCCACATGGACCGCATCGCCGAGCTCGCTCCCATGCGCCGCGCCGCGCGGGTGCAGCCCGGCGTCATCTGCGATCAGCTCAGGGACGCCGCCGCGCCGTACGGCCTGACCTTCGGCCCGGACCCCGCGACCCACGACCACGCCACGATCGGCGGCATGGTCGGCAACAACTCCTGCGGCACCCACTCGCTGACGGCGGGCAAGACCGTCGACAACATCGAGGAGCTGGAGATCGTCACCTACGACGGCACCCGCATGCGGGTCGGCGCCACCGGCGAGGACGAGCTGGCGTGCGTCATCGCGGCCGGCGGGCGGCGGGGCGCCGTCTACGCCGGGCTGCGCCACATCCGCGACACCTACGCCGACGCGATCCGCCGGGGTCTGCCCGACATCCCCCGCCGGGTGTCCGGCTACAACCTCGACGCCCTGCTGCCGGAGAACGGCTTCAACGTCGCGCGGGCGCTCGTGGGCTCGGAGGGCACGCTGGCGCTGACCCTCGACGCGACCTGCCGGCTGGTGCGGCTGCCGCCCCGCCGCGCGCTCGTCGTGCTCGGCTACCCCGACATCCCCTCCTCGGGCGACGACGTGCCCTGGCTGCTGCGGTTCGGGGCCATCGGGCTGGAGTTCACCAGCCGCCATGTTGTGGCCAACCTCCGCGCCAAGGGCTTCCGCTTCGGCGGCGAGGACCTGTTGCCGCCCGGCCGGGCGTGGCTGCTGATGGAGTTCGGCGGCGAGACGCAGCGCGAGGCCGACGCGCGGGCCGCGCGGCTGGTCCGCGCCGCGCGGACGCGCCCGCACGGCCCGAGCTGCAGGTTCTACGACGACCCGGCCGACGAGAGCGCGGTGTGGGAGATCCGGCGCCACTCGGCGGGCACCGCTCGCATGCCGATCGGGCTCGGCGGCCACGGCGGCTGGCCCAACTGGGAGGACGCCGCCGTCCACCCGGACGTCCTCGGGCCCTACCTGCGCGACTTCCTGCGCCTGCTCGACCGGCACGGCTACGACGCCGTCTTCTACGGCCACTGGGGACAGGGGTGCGTCCACAGCCGCATCGACTTCGACCTGCGCGGCCTCGACGGCGTCCGGGCCTTCCGGCGGTTCATGGAGGAGGCCGCCGACCTCGTCGGCGCGTACGGCGGGTCGCTGTCGGGGGAGCACGGCGACGGTCATGGGCGGGCCGAGCTGTGGCCGCGCATGTTCCCGCCCGAGCTGATGCGGGCCTTCGAGGAGTTCAAGCGCGTCTGGGACCCCGACGGCCGGATGAACCCGCACAAGCTGATCGACCCCTACCCGCTGGACGCCCACCTGCGTGAGGGCCCGGCGTACCGCCCGCGCGACCTGGAGCACGTGTTCGGCTACCCGCTCGACGGCGGCAGCTTCACCGAGGCGGCCGGCCGCTGCTTCGGGGTGGGCAAGTGCCGCCACCTGTCCGGCGGGGTGATGTGCCCGAGCTTCATGGTGACCCGCGAGGAGAAGCACTCCACCCGGGGCCGGGCCCGGCTGCTGCAGGAGATGGCCGAGAGCGCGGGCCCCGTCGAGGGGCGCTGGCGCAGCGAGGCCGTACGCGAGGCCCTCGACCTCTGCCTGGCCTGCAAGGGGTGCAGGAGCGACTGCCCGGTGAAGGTGGACATGGCCACTTACAAGGCCGAGTTCCTCCACCACTACTACGCCGGCCGGCCGCGGCCCCGGCAGGCGTACGCGCTGGGGCTCGTCGACGTGTGGGCCCGGCTGGCCTCGCGCGTCCCGCGCCTGGCCAACGCCGTCACCCACGCGCCGGCGCTCGGCCGGCTGGTCAAACTGGCCGCCGGGATCGCGCCGGAGCGCGACGCGCCGCGCTTCGCGCCCCGCACGTTCCGCCACCTCATGGCGGGTCACGTGCCGCGCAACCCGGACGGGCCGCCCGTCCTGCTGTGGCCGGACACCTTCACCGAGCACTTCCAGCCGGAGGTGGGAGTCGCGGCCGTGGACGTCCTGGAGTCCGCCGGGTTCCACGTCATCGTGCCCGAGGGCCCGCTGTGCTGCGGCCGCCCGCTGTACGACTACGGGATGCTCACGCTCGCCCGGCGCTACCTGCGCCGGGTGCTCGACGTGGTCGGCCCGCTCGTCGAGGCCGGGATCCCGGTGGTCGGCCTGGAGCCGAGCTGCCTGGCGGTCTTCCGCGACGAGCTGACCAACCTGCTGCCCGACGACCTCGACGCGGGGAGGCTGCACGCGAACAGCTACCTGCTGTCGGAGTTCCTCACGCGGCACGCGCCGCACTGGCCGCCGCCCCGGCTGCGGCGCGGGGCGCTCGTCCAGGTGCACTGTCACCATCACGCGGTGATGGGCTTCGAGGCCGAACGCGCGCTGCTGCGCGACATGGGGCTGGAGGTGGAGATCCCGGACTCCGGATGCTGCGGCATGGCCGGCGGCTTCGGCTACGAGGCGGGCGAGCATTACGCGGTCTCGATGGCGGCGGGGGAGCGGGTGCTGCTCCCGAAGGTGCGCGCCGCCGACCCCGGCACGCTGATCGTCGCGGACGGGTTCAGCTGCCGCGGACAGATCATCGCCGGCACCGGCCGCAGGCCCCTGCACCTGGCTGAGGTGCTCGCGCTCGCGATCCGCGAGGGCGAACTCGGGCCGGCCGGCCACGCCGTCGACGGCGCCGTCGAAAGCGCTGTCGAAAGCGCTGCCGAGCATGCCGCCGGTGACGGAGCCGGCGAACGTGAGAGCCCGCGCGCGCTCGTCGCCGTCGGCGCGGGGGCGGCCGTCGCCGTCGCGGCGGCACTCGCCGCCAGGCGGCGCGCACGCGTTTCATCGAGGGAGGCCCATCATGGGCGATGA
- a CDS encoding thiamine pyrophosphate-dependent enzyme, with protein MGDELTAADVLVDRLIQWGVDVVFGLPGDGINGFMDALHNRRRDLRYIHCRHEEVAAMAAVGYAKFTGRLGVCFATSGPGAAHLLNGLLDARTDQAPLLAISGMTYHDLVGTSYLQDVNTDYMFDDVALYNQRIMGPAHVVNVTDYAVRTALTQRGPAHLTFPIDYQAAPAGSGSRFRRNVEGHTSTAYRPPIRVPRRQDLDAAARVLSGRSRPVILAGAGARGAVDELEAVAEKLGAPIVKAQLGKDCVPDDSPYTTGPIGLVGSRPSEDAMEECDALLIVGSTMPYIEFYPAPGQAVCVQIDDRPERLGLRYPVDVPLAGDARATLAELLPLLTRNEDRSFLTGAQQGMRAWWRLMEERGTRTDTPMKPQVPAWALNGALRPDAIVCGDSGTVTSWAARQIKIRRGQMFSFSGTNCSMAAGLPYAIGAQVAYPDRQVVAFTGDGSLTMQLGDFLTAVQHDLPIKIVVAKNNSLGLIKWEQMVFLGNPEYGVDLAPIDFVKFAEACGARGMCITDPRTCADQMYEALSWDGPVIVECLVDQHEPPLPAKVKSHQVRKLTEAMVQGTPNRNRIALQMVKDMLDESSFAASPAHAVPRRVGQAAATLVGRLRDRAGGEHPE; from the coding sequence ATGGGCGATGAACTCACCGCCGCGGACGTCCTCGTGGACCGGCTGATCCAGTGGGGAGTGGACGTCGTCTTCGGCCTGCCGGGCGACGGCATCAACGGCTTCATGGACGCCCTGCACAACCGCAGGCGGGACCTGCGCTACATCCACTGCCGCCACGAGGAGGTGGCCGCGATGGCGGCGGTCGGCTACGCCAAGTTCACCGGGCGGCTCGGCGTGTGCTTCGCGACCTCGGGCCCCGGCGCGGCCCACCTGCTCAACGGGCTGCTCGACGCGCGGACCGACCAGGCGCCGCTCCTCGCGATCAGCGGCATGACCTACCACGACCTCGTCGGCACCAGCTACCTGCAGGACGTCAACACGGACTACATGTTCGACGACGTCGCGCTGTACAACCAGCGCATCATGGGGCCGGCGCACGTCGTCAACGTCACCGACTACGCCGTGCGCACGGCGCTGACCCAGCGCGGCCCGGCCCACCTCACGTTCCCGATCGACTACCAGGCGGCCCCGGCCGGGTCGGGCAGCCGCTTCCGGCGCAACGTCGAGGGCCACACCTCCACGGCGTACCGGCCGCCGATCCGGGTGCCGCGCCGGCAGGACCTCGACGCGGCCGCCCGGGTGCTGTCGGGGCGCAGCAGGCCGGTCATCCTCGCCGGGGCGGGCGCCCGCGGCGCGGTGGACGAACTCGAGGCGGTCGCGGAGAAGCTCGGCGCGCCGATCGTCAAGGCCCAGCTCGGCAAGGACTGCGTGCCCGACGACAGCCCCTACACCACCGGGCCCATCGGCCTGGTCGGCAGCCGCCCGAGCGAGGACGCGATGGAGGAGTGCGACGCGCTGCTGATCGTCGGGTCCACCATGCCGTACATCGAGTTCTACCCCGCGCCGGGGCAGGCCGTGTGCGTGCAGATCGACGACAGGCCGGAACGGCTCGGCCTGCGCTACCCGGTGGACGTGCCGCTGGCCGGCGACGCGCGGGCCACCCTGGCCGAGCTCCTGCCGCTGCTGACCCGCAACGAGGACAGGTCGTTCCTGACCGGGGCACAGCAGGGGATGCGCGCGTGGTGGCGGCTCATGGAGGAGCGCGGCACGCGCACCGACACGCCGATGAAACCGCAGGTGCCCGCCTGGGCGCTGAACGGCGCGCTCCGGCCGGACGCCATCGTGTGCGGCGACTCCGGCACGGTCACGAGCTGGGCGGCCCGGCAGATCAAGATCCGCAGGGGGCAGATGTTCAGCTTCTCCGGCACGAACTGCTCGATGGCGGCCGGCCTGCCGTACGCCATCGGCGCGCAGGTCGCCTATCCGGACCGGCAGGTCGTCGCCTTCACCGGGGACGGGTCGCTGACGATGCAGCTCGGCGACTTCCTCACCGCCGTGCAGCACGACCTGCCCATCAAGATCGTCGTGGCGAAGAACAACTCCCTCGGCCTGATCAAGTGGGAGCAGATGGTGTTCCTCGGCAACCCCGAGTACGGCGTCGACCTCGCCCCGATCGACTTCGTCAAATTCGCCGAGGCGTGCGGCGCCCGGGGGATGTGCATCACGGACCCGAGAACCTGCGCCGACCAGATGTACGAGGCGCTCTCCTGGGACGGTCCTGTCATCGTCGAGTGCCTGGTCGACCAGCACGAGCCGCCGCTGCCGGCGAAGGTGAAGAGCCACCAGGTGCGCAAGCTGACCGAGGCGATGGTCCAGGGCACGCCGAACCGCAACCGGATCGCCCTGCAGATGGTCAAGGACATGCTCGACGAGTCGAGCTTCGCGGCCAGCCCGGCGCACGCCGTGCCCCGCAGGGTCGGGCAGGCCGCGGCCACGCTGGTGGGCAGGCTCCGCGACCGAGCGGGAGGCGAGCATCCCGAGTAG
- a CDS encoding potassium channel family protein, producing the protein MRNDPVAVIGLGRFGTALALELVRRGTEVLAIDHRPKVVQSLAGQITHIATADATDPEALRQLGLPDFYRAVCAIGSDLEASILTSSLLVEMEIDDIWAKAVSQQHGRILSRIGVQHVVFPEHDMGERVAHLVSGRMLDYMEVDENFALVKTLPPKEYVGVPLGESSLRRKYGVTVVAVKRPGEEFTYATAETELGYGDVIIVSGRTDQVERFAELP; encoded by the coding sequence ATGAGAAACGACCCCGTCGCGGTGATCGGTCTCGGCCGCTTCGGCACCGCGCTCGCTCTGGAGCTGGTGCGGCGCGGCACCGAGGTGCTGGCCATCGACCATCGCCCGAAGGTGGTGCAGAGCCTCGCCGGCCAGATCACCCACATCGCCACCGCCGACGCCACCGATCCCGAGGCGCTGCGTCAGCTCGGACTGCCGGACTTCTACCGGGCGGTGTGCGCCATCGGCAGCGACCTGGAGGCGAGCATCCTCACCTCGTCACTGCTGGTGGAGATGGAGATCGACGACATCTGGGCCAAGGCGGTCAGTCAGCAGCACGGCCGCATCCTCAGCCGGATCGGCGTTCAGCACGTGGTCTTCCCGGAGCACGACATGGGCGAGCGCGTGGCCCACCTGGTGAGCGGCCGGATGCTCGACTACATGGAGGTCGACGAGAACTTCGCCCTGGTCAAGACCCTCCCGCCCAAGGAGTACGTCGGGGTCCCCCTCGGCGAGTCGAGTCTGCGCCGCAAGTACGGCGTGACGGTGGTGGCGGTGAAGCGGCCGGGCGAGGAGTTCACCTACGCCACCGCGGAGACCGAACTCGGCTACGGCGACGTCATCATCGTGTCCGGACGTACGGACCAGGTCGAGCGCTTCGCCGAACTGCCGTGA